One window of Streptomyces sp. NBC_00273 genomic DNA carries:
- a CDS encoding BTAD domain-containing putative transcriptional regulator, producing the protein MLFGILGETRAWHDDGAEVPLGGPARRALLALLLTHVGEAVSADRLADAVDADGTLSAHALQSQVSRLRKALGPGAPIEQAGAGYRIVVPQDDVDACRFERLAQEGRAALRAGDAERAVTLLRDALALWRGPALAGLAERESARPAAARLEERRLGALEDRIEAECLLGGRPGAVPELRELVGRHPLRERLAGLLIRALFAEGGPAAALVAYEETRRHLAEELGTDPSPELMSLYEELLSVDPGPAPTAPPAQLTAFVGRAGEVAEVAGRLRVARLVTLTGPGGVGKTRLSVEVAEAVGTGPGADEVCFVELAPLRDGAGLPQALLSALGLRATGLSMGDGGQTPVDRLIAALADRMLLLVLDNCEHVVDEIAALAARLLATCPQLRVLATSREPLGIIGESLWPVRPLDADAAVRLFVERAGAVRPGFTADPEVVRRICAALDDLPLAIELAAARIRTLDVDELAGRLDDRLGVAARGSRGSDERHRTLRSVVAWSWELLSGPEQRAARRFTVFAGGATAESAMRVCDTDGETLEALVDKSLLEFAGGRYRMLETIGAYGGERLDEAGERDAVRRAHARRFLELARTADPHLRRAEQLEWLPRLTAEHGNLLAALRWAVESPDAETGLELLAAASHYLWIRGMSASVAPRAITLLDTMGPVPGGAIGGAMGEVVGGGAAEAAPWGGLGEEYVLCVLLAASGAAGRPVWRRHRAAAGRALAAAWSGARPGRYPVGLFLWMMRNAGEADAQGAFALVSAQRDCPEPWARAAARYVSGFGPLGEGDTALAEETFGAAARGFRELGDRWGTALVLDTLAGLAGGRGDRVRAVALTDEALALTEQLGALDDRADLLVNRADHRVGENPASARADYAEAAALARRAGSATGLAAALRGLADMALLDGDPAGAERLYEEALERADPHWVKSVGTRVRTLAGLGRVAEARGDRATARTRYREAAEAAAGTGAETSEALRLLGLPASVAERVVGAVSAR; encoded by the coding sequence ATGCTGTTCGGAATCCTCGGTGAGACCCGGGCGTGGCACGACGACGGGGCCGAGGTTCCGCTGGGCGGACCGGCCCGCCGCGCCCTGCTGGCCCTGCTGCTGACCCACGTGGGAGAGGCCGTGTCGGCGGACCGGCTGGCCGACGCCGTCGACGCGGACGGGACCCTTTCGGCGCACGCCCTGCAGTCCCAGGTGTCCCGGCTGCGCAAGGCCCTCGGTCCGGGGGCCCCGATCGAGCAGGCCGGCGCAGGCTATCGGATCGTGGTCCCGCAGGACGACGTGGACGCCTGCCGGTTCGAGCGGCTGGCCCAGGAGGGCCGGGCCGCGCTGCGGGCCGGCGACGCCGAGCGGGCCGTCACGCTGCTGCGCGACGCGCTGGCGCTGTGGCGGGGCCCCGCCCTGGCCGGCCTCGCCGAGCGCGAGAGCGCCCGACCTGCCGCGGCGCGTCTGGAGGAGCGCCGGCTGGGGGCGCTCGAAGACCGGATCGAGGCCGAGTGCCTGCTCGGCGGCCGTCCCGGCGCCGTGCCCGAGCTGCGTGAGCTGGTCGGCCGCCATCCGCTGCGGGAACGGCTGGCGGGGCTGCTGATCCGGGCGCTGTTCGCCGAGGGGGGCCCGGCCGCCGCGCTGGTGGCGTACGAGGAGACCCGGCGGCATCTGGCCGAGGAACTGGGCACCGACCCCTCCCCCGAACTGATGTCGCTGTACGAGGAGTTGCTGAGCGTCGATCCGGGACCGGCACCCACGGCGCCGCCCGCGCAGCTGACGGCGTTCGTCGGGCGCGCCGGCGAGGTGGCCGAGGTCGCGGGGCGGCTTCGGGTGGCCCGGCTGGTCACGCTGACCGGGCCCGGCGGCGTCGGCAAGACGCGGCTGTCCGTGGAGGTCGCGGAGGCCGTCGGCACCGGGCCCGGGGCCGACGAGGTGTGCTTCGTGGAGCTGGCCCCGCTGCGCGACGGCGCCGGTCTGCCACAGGCGTTGTTGAGCGCGCTCGGCCTGCGCGCCACCGGGCTGAGCATGGGCGACGGCGGGCAGACACCGGTCGACCGCCTGATCGCGGCGCTGGCGGACCGGATGCTCCTGCTCGTCCTGGACAACTGCGAACACGTCGTCGACGAGATCGCGGCGCTGGCGGCGCGGCTGCTGGCTACCTGCCCGCAGCTGCGGGTCCTGGCGACGAGCCGGGAACCGCTCGGCATCATCGGCGAGAGCCTCTGGCCCGTGCGGCCGCTCGACGCTGACGCGGCGGTACGGCTCTTCGTCGAGCGGGCCGGCGCCGTACGGCCCGGTTTCACCGCCGATCCCGAGGTGGTCCGGCGAATCTGTGCGGCCCTCGACGATCTGCCCCTGGCCATCGAGCTCGCGGCGGCGCGCATCCGCACGCTGGACGTCGACGAACTCGCGGGACGGCTGGACGACCGGCTCGGGGTCGCGGCCCGCGGCAGCCGGGGCTCCGACGAGCGCCACCGGACCCTGCGCTCGGTCGTCGCGTGGAGCTGGGAGTTGCTCTCCGGGCCGGAGCAGCGGGCCGCACGACGGTTCACGGTCTTCGCCGGCGGCGCGACGGCCGAGTCGGCGATGCGGGTGTGCGACACCGACGGCGAGACGCTCGAAGCGCTCGTCGACAAATCGCTTCTGGAGTTCGCGGGCGGCCGCTACCGGATGCTGGAGACGATCGGCGCCTACGGCGGAGAACGGCTGGATGAGGCGGGCGAACGCGATGCTGTGCGCCGCGCCCACGCCCGGCGGTTCCTGGAGCTGGCGCGGACCGCCGACCCTCATCTGCGGCGGGCCGAGCAGTTGGAGTGGCTGCCCCGCCTGACCGCCGAGCACGGGAACCTCCTGGCGGCCCTGCGCTGGGCGGTCGAGTCGCCGGATGCGGAGACCGGCCTCGAACTGCTCGCCGCGGCCTCGCACTACCTGTGGATCCGGGGCATGTCCGCCTCCGTGGCGCCTCGGGCGATCACGCTCCTGGACACGATGGGCCCGGTACCGGGCGGGGCGATCGGCGGGGCGATGGGCGAGGTGGTCGGCGGTGGGGCGGCCGAAGCCGCGCCGTGGGGCGGACTCGGCGAGGAGTACGTCCTGTGCGTGCTGCTGGCGGCGTCCGGCGCGGCCGGGCGCCCGGTGTGGCGGCGGCACCGGGCGGCGGCCGGGCGGGCGCTGGCCGCCGCGTGGTCGGGCGCCCGCCCCGGCCGCTACCCCGTCGGCTTGTTCCTGTGGATGATGCGGAACGCGGGCGAGGCCGACGCGCAGGGCGCCTTCGCGCTCGTCTCGGCCCAGCGCGACTGCCCCGAGCCGTGGGCGCGGGCCGCAGCCCGGTACGTGTCCGGCTTCGGGCCCCTGGGTGAGGGGGACACCGCCCTGGCCGAGGAGACCTTCGGCGCCGCCGCCCGGGGGTTCCGCGAGCTCGGTGACCGCTGGGGCACCGCCCTGGTCCTGGACACCCTCGCCGGCCTGGCGGGCGGGCGCGGCGACCGCGTACGGGCCGTCGCGCTCACCGACGAGGCCCTCGCGCTCACCGAACAGCTCGGCGCCCTGGACGACCGGGCCGACCTGCTGGTCAACCGGGCCGACCACCGCGTCGGCGAGAACCCGGCCTCGGCACGCGCCGACTACGCGGAGGCCGCTGCGCTCGCCCGCCGCGCCGGCAGTGCCACCGGCCTCGCGGCGGCGCTGCGCGGACTGGCCGACATGGCCCTGCTGGACGGGGACCCGGCCGGCGCGGAGCGGCTGTACGAGGAGGCTCTGGAGCGGGCCGACCCGCACTGGGTCAAGAGCGTGGGCACCCGGGTCCGTACGCTCGCCGGCCTCGGCCGCGTCGCCGAGGCGCGCGGCGACCGTGCGACGGCCCGGACCCGCTACCGGGAGGCCGCCGAGGCCGCTGCGGGGACGGGGGCCGAGACCTCGGAAGCGCTCCGCCTGCTGGGCCTGCCGGCGAGCGTGGCCGAACGCGTCGTCGGGGCGGTGAGCGCGCGGTGA
- a CDS encoding SDR family oxidoreductase, producing the protein MGAGTGTGTGTLNGKTALVTGGSRGIGRAVALRLAAEGALVAVHHGGNEAAAGGTVARIEAAGGRAFAVAARFGEDGAVDRLFEGLTAGLAGRGLDILVNNAGISSGNPIAHVTPEELDRLLAVNVSTPFFVVQRALGLLNDGGRIVNMGSTASRFAVSTQIGYTISKAALESMTPSLANELGSRGITVNTVAPGAVRTDMTAGHTAVPEVVAGLESITALGRLGEPEDIADVVGFLAGPQGRWVTGQTIDVSGGTYLGPIVPA; encoded by the coding sequence ATGGGCGCCGGCACGGGCACGGGCACGGGCACGCTGAACGGCAAGACGGCACTGGTGACGGGCGGTTCGCGCGGGATCGGCCGGGCGGTCGCGCTGCGGCTCGCGGCCGAGGGCGCTCTCGTCGCCGTCCACCACGGCGGCAACGAGGCCGCGGCCGGCGGGACCGTGGCGCGGATCGAGGCGGCGGGCGGCCGGGCGTTCGCCGTCGCGGCACGCTTCGGCGAGGACGGCGCCGTGGACCGGCTGTTCGAGGGCCTGACCGCGGGACTGGCGGGGCGCGGGCTGGACATCCTGGTCAACAATGCGGGCATCAGCTCCGGCAACCCGATCGCGCACGTCACCCCCGAGGAGCTCGACCGGCTGCTCGCCGTCAACGTCAGCACGCCGTTCTTCGTGGTCCAGCGCGCGCTGGGGCTGCTGAACGACGGCGGCCGCATCGTCAACATGGGTTCGACGGCCAGCCGGTTCGCCGTCTCCACGCAGATCGGCTACACCATCAGCAAGGCGGCCCTGGAGTCGATGACCCCGTCGCTGGCCAACGAGCTCGGCAGCCGCGGCATCACGGTGAACACCGTCGCACCCGGCGCCGTGCGGACCGACATGACCGCCGGCCACACCGCCGTCCCCGAGGTGGTCGCCGGGCTGGAATCGATCACGGCGCTCGGCCGGCTCGGCGAGCCCGAGGACATCGCCGACGTCGTCGGCTTCCTGGCGGGCCCGCAGGGCCGGTGGGTGACCGGCCAGACGATCGACGTCTCGGGCGGAACGTACCTCGGCCCGATCGTCCCCGCCTGA
- a CDS encoding FAD-dependent monooxygenase, protein MNTTETKNISVLISGASVAGPALAHWLHRYGFTTTVVERAPALRDGGYAVDFRGEAHLSVLRGMGILEAVERARTGMGSMAYVNKAGKPQAKLPADLFAGDVEILRGDLARILYEATAPHTEYVFGDSVTSLTEDAEGVTVTFERGAPRRFDLVIGADGMHSTTRRLAFGPEERFVRHLGVHCAIFTTANRLGLDHTGHAYRTAGKLVAMYSARHNTEAKAVFYFASPLLDLDRREVARQQAVLAEQFAGNGWESDRLLADMRSAPDFYFDSVGQVRMDSWSRGRVALLGDAAYCPSSLSGMGTGLALVGAYVLAGELAAARGDHRAAFARYEAELREYAAGCQKMGDGVARLMVPGSRLTATLLNRYYKVMPYLPGKDMAARIARRTAENITLRDYGAWDRLGPRDPALPVAGG, encoded by the coding sequence ATGAACACCACAGAGACGAAGAACATCAGCGTACTGATCTCCGGCGCCTCCGTCGCCGGCCCCGCGCTCGCCCACTGGCTCCACCGGTACGGCTTCACCACCACGGTCGTGGAGCGCGCGCCCGCCCTCCGCGACGGGGGCTACGCCGTCGACTTCCGCGGCGAGGCCCACCTGTCCGTCCTCCGCGGCATGGGCATCCTGGAGGCGGTCGAACGGGCCCGGACCGGCATGGGCTCCATGGCGTACGTCAACAAGGCCGGAAAGCCGCAGGCGAAGCTGCCCGCCGATCTGTTCGCGGGAGACGTCGAGATCCTCCGCGGCGACCTGGCGCGGATCCTCTACGAAGCGACCGCCCCGCACACCGAGTACGTCTTCGGGGATTCCGTGACCTCGCTCACCGAGGACGCTGAGGGCGTGACCGTCACCTTCGAGCGTGGCGCGCCGCGCCGGTTCGACCTGGTGATCGGCGCGGACGGAATGCACTCCACCACCCGCCGCCTGGCGTTCGGCCCGGAGGAGCGGTTCGTACGGCACCTCGGTGTCCACTGCGCGATCTTCACCACGGCCAACCGACTCGGGCTCGACCACACCGGACACGCCTACCGCACCGCGGGCAAGCTCGTCGCGATGTACAGCGCCCGACACAACACCGAGGCCAAGGCCGTCTTCTACTTCGCCTCCCCGCTCCTGGACCTCGACCGGCGCGAGGTCGCGCGGCAACAGGCCGTCCTCGCCGAACAGTTCGCGGGCAACGGGTGGGAGAGCGACCGGCTGCTGGCGGACATGCGGTCCGCGCCCGACTTCTACTTCGACTCGGTCGGGCAGGTCCGCATGGACTCCTGGAGCCGCGGCCGGGTCGCCCTGCTCGGCGACGCCGCCTACTGCCCCTCGTCCCTGTCCGGCATGGGTACGGGACTCGCCCTGGTCGGCGCGTACGTGCTGGCCGGCGAGCTGGCCGCGGCACGCGGAGACCACCGTGCCGCCTTCGCCCGCTACGAGGCCGAACTGCGGGAGTACGCGGCGGGCTGCCAGAAGATGGGCGACGGCGTCGCCAGGCTCATGGTTCCCGGGAGCCGCCTGACGGCCACGCTCCTCAACCGCTACTACAAGGTCATGCCGTATCTGCCGGGCAAGGACATGGCGGCCAGGATCGCCCGTAGGACCGCCGAGAACATCACGTTGCGGGACTACGGCGCGTGGGACCGGCTGGGGCCGCGCGACCCCGCCCTCCCGGTGGCGGGCGGGTGA
- a CDS encoding TetR/AcrR family transcriptional regulator, translating to MWRMARPRKPLLSRDRIIETAGALVDAEGLEAVSTRRLAAALGVSGPSLYNHFRTKDEILDAVADAVSARVDLSMFDGGQDWRAALHAWAHSYRDALADHPNIVPVLARGPGRRPAGLRLADAVFGAMTAAGWPAAQATRIGALMRYFILGSAVASFAGGFVDDRTAYDPADYPHLGQAHLLAERGREVDEGAFETGLAALLDGLALQYEALPAS from the coding sequence ATGTGGCGCATGGCCAGACCGCGCAAGCCCCTCCTCAGCCGGGACCGCATCATCGAGACGGCCGGCGCCCTGGTGGACGCGGAGGGGCTGGAGGCGGTGTCGACGCGGCGGCTGGCGGCCGCGCTCGGGGTCAGCGGACCCTCGCTCTACAACCACTTCCGCACCAAGGACGAGATCCTGGACGCGGTGGCGGACGCGGTGAGCGCGCGGGTGGACCTGTCGATGTTCGACGGCGGCCAGGACTGGCGGGCGGCTCTGCACGCGTGGGCGCACTCCTACCGGGACGCCCTGGCGGACCACCCGAACATCGTGCCGGTACTGGCGCGCGGGCCGGGCCGCCGGCCGGCCGGGCTGCGGCTGGCGGACGCGGTGTTCGGGGCGATGACGGCGGCGGGCTGGCCGGCGGCGCAGGCGACCCGGATCGGCGCACTGATGCGGTACTTCATCCTGGGCTCGGCGGTGGCCTCCTTCGCCGGGGGCTTCGTGGACGACCGCACGGCATACGACCCGGCGGACTACCCGCACCTGGGCCAGGCCCACCTGCTCGCGGAGCGCGGGCGCGAGGTGGACGAGGGCGCCTTCGAGACCGGCCTCGCGGCGCTGTTGGACGGACTGGCCCTGCAGTACGAGGCGCTGCCCGCCTCCTGA